From the genome of Pelmatolapia mariae isolate MD_Pm_ZW linkage group LG12, Pm_UMD_F_2, whole genome shotgun sequence, one region includes:
- the slc23a2 gene encoding solute carrier family 23 member 2 isoform X3 gives MGVGKNTTSKSMDSSSEGGKYEEECKHGANFYPIPVVVNGVSGASGDQDTENTELMAIYTKDNQGGEKSSMSETLDSTDSIDARRSDMIYTIEDTPPWYLCVLLGLQHYLTCFSGTIAVPFLLSEAMCVGFDQWATSQLIGTIFFCVGITTLLQTTLGCRLPLFQASAFAFLAPARAILSLDKWKCNNTDIPALNGTELLNTEHIWQPRIREIQGAIIVSSMVEVFIGMLGLPGMLLKYIGPLTITPTVALIGLSGFQAAGERAGKHWGIAMLTIFLVLLFSQYARNVHFPLPIYKAKKGWTSYRLQVFKMFPIIMAILVSWLLCFIFTVTDVFPPDKDKYGFYARTDARQGILLVAPWFKIPYPFQWGVPTVTAAGVIGMMSAVVASIIESIGDYYACARLSCAPPPPIHAINRGIFIEGISCVLDGLFGTGNGSTSSSPNIGVLGITKVGSRRVIQYGAAMMLLLGLVGKFSALFASLPDPVLGALFCTLFGMITAVGLSNLQFVDLNSSRNLFVLGFSIFFGLMLPSYLKQNPLVTGIVEIDQVLNVLLTTAMFVGGSVAFILDNTIPGSPEERGIRKLKRGSGLSAAELEGMRSYDLPFGMDFIRRHRIFKNIPISPTFTGYHWGQLQGACRNRMGHGDGAKGGEGGAALGESRV, from the exons GTGGTGGTAAATGGAGTCAGTGGCGCCAGTGGTGACCAGGACACTGAGAACACAGAGCTGATGGCCATCTACACTAAAGATAATCAAGGAGGTGAAAAG AGCTCAATGTCTGAGACATTGGACAGTACAGACAGTATTGATGCAAGGAGGTCAGATATGATCTACACCATTGAAGACACCCCACCCTGGTATCTCTGTGTGCTCTTGGGATTACAG CACTACTTGACATGTTTCAGTGGAACCATCGCGGTGCCGTTCCTCCTCTCTGAGGCGATGTGCGtcggctttgatcagtgggcaACCAGTCAGCTCATAGGGACCATCTTCTTCTGTGTGGGGATCACTACCCTGCTACAGACCACACTGGGCTGCAG gcTTCCTTTGTTTCAGGCCAGTGCTTTCGCCTTTCTCGCACCAGCCAGAGCCATCCTGTCACTGGACAAATGGAAGTGCAACAACACAG ATATTCCAGCATTAAACGGCACAGAGCTCCTCAACACAGAGCACATCTGGCAGCCCAGGATACGAGAG ATCCAAGGTGCCATCATTGTGTCATCTATGGTTGAGGTGTTCATCGGCATGCTGGGTCTCCCCGGGATGCTCCTGAAATACATCGGACCTCTGACCATCACCCCCACCGTGGCCCTTATTGGCTTGTCTGGTTTCCAGGCTGCAGGGGAGAGGGCTGGAAAACACTGGGGCATTGCTATGCT GACTATCTTCTTGGTGCTGCTCTTCTCTCAGTATGCCAGAAATGTTCACTTTCCTCTGCCCATCTACAAAGCCAAGAAGGGCTGGACATCCTATAGGCTCCAGGTCTTCAAAATGTTTCCT ATCATAATGGCCATTCTCGTGTCGTGGCTGTTATGTTTCATTTTCACTGTGACCGACGTTTTCCCACCAGATAAGGACAAATACGGTTTCTATGCCCGCACAGACGCACGTCAAGGGATCCTCTTAGTAGCACCATGGTTCAAAATCCCCTACCCCT TCCAGTGGGGCGTTCCCACGGTGACTGCTGCAGGTGTGATCGGTATGATGAGCGCTGTGGTGGCCAGCATCATTGAGTCAATTGGAGATTACTATGCCTGCGCTCGGCTGTCGTGTGCTCCTCCGCCTCCCATCCACGCCATCAACCG GGGAATATTTATAGAAGGCATTTCCTGTGTGCTGGATGGTCTTTTCGGGACAGGAAATGGCTCTACTTCCTCCAGTCCAAATATAGGCGTCCTGGGAATCACAAAG GTGGGCAGCAGGCGTGTGATCCAGTATGGAGCTGCCATGATGCTGCTGCTGGGGCTTGTGGGTAAATTCAGTGCCCTCTTCGCCTCTCTGCCTGACCCAGTCCTGGGAGCGCTGTTCTGCACCCTGTTTGGTATGATTACAGCAGTGGGACTGTCCAACCTGCAGTTTGTCGACCTCAACTCCTCCAGGAACCTCTTCGTCTTGGGCTTCTCCATCTTCTTTGGCCTGATGCTGCCGAGCTACCTCAAACAGAACCCACTGGTCACCG GCATTGTTGAAATTGACCAAGTGCTAAACGTGCTCCTCACCACTGCAATGTTCGTCGGAGGGTCTGTCGCCTTCATTTTGGACAATACCATCCCTG GTTCTCCTGAAGAACGAGGTATTAGGAAGCTGAAACGCGGTTCTGGTCTTAGTGCAGCAGAACTGGAAGGGATGAGATCCTACGACCTGCCGTTTGGAATGGACTTCATCCGCAGACACCGAATCTTCAAGAACATCCCCATCAGCCCAACGTTCACAGGCTACCATTGGGGGCAGCTACAGGGAGCCTGCAGGAACAGAATGGGACACGGGGATGGGGCAAAGGGAGGGGAGGGCGGCGCAGCACTGGGAGAGAGTCGGGTATAA